In Musa acuminata AAA Group cultivar baxijiao chromosome BXJ3-9, Cavendish_Baxijiao_AAA, whole genome shotgun sequence, a single genomic region encodes these proteins:
- the LOC135649443 gene encoding aquaporin NIP2-1-like, with protein MASSHVRPNNSNEIHDIDVVTAQTLTTPSYFDPPRVHRRRNLKELFPPFLPRKVVSEMIATFLLVFVTCGAGALNKNNPGVVSQLGQSVAGGLIVTVMIYAVGHISGAHMNPAVTLAFAVARHFPWIQVPFYMLAQIAGSTTASYILRELLDPIHDLGTTTPSHTAAKALVTEIVVTFNMMFVTAAVATDTKAVGELAGLAVGSAVCITSILAGPISGGSMNPARTLGPALASNKFDSLWVYFVGPPVGTVAGALAYSFIRLDEHSLSSQKDSQKSPSLKMRRVQSQDMASPTNDAFESGV; from the exons ATGGCTTCTTCCCATGTAAGGCCTAACAACTCCAACGAAATCCATGACATAGACGTCGTCACAGCTCAAACGTTGACCACCCCAAGCTACTTCGACCCCCCCAGAGTCCATCGTCGGAGAAATTTGAAGGAACTCTTTCCACCATTTCTTCCCAGAAAG GTTGTGTCTGAGATGATAGCTACATTTTTACTTGTGTTCGTGACCTGCGGAGCTGGTGCGTTAAACAAGAACAACCCGGGCGTGGTGTCGCAATTAGGGCAATCGGTCGCCGGTGGCTTGATCGTCACTGTGATGATCTATGCGGTTGGCCATATTTCCGGGGCGCACATGAACCCCGCAGTCACGTTAGCCTTCGCCGTCGCCCGGCATTTCCCATGGATACAG GTGCCCTTCTATATGTTAGCTCAGATAGCAGGGTCTACGACCGCCTCGTACATCCTACGTGAGCTGCTCGATCCCATTCATGATCTAGGGACGACGACGCCGTCTCACACTGCCGCGAAAGCCTTGGTGACGGAGATCGTAGTGACCTTCAACATGATGTTCGTGACCGCGGCGGTAGCGACGGACACAAAAGCC GTAGGAGAGTTAGCAGGCCTCGCAGTTGGCTCAGCAGTTTGCATCACCTCCATCTTAGCGGG GCCCATCTCGGGAGGGTCAATGAATCCAGCAAGGACGCTGGGACCGGCGTTGGCAAGCAATAAGTTTGACTCGCTGTGGGTGTACTTCGTTGGCCCGCCCGTGGGCACAGTAGCAGGGGCTTTGGCCTACAGCTTTATACGACTAGATGAGCACTCGTTATCGTCACAGAAGGACAGCCAGAAGTCACCCTCCCTCAAGATGCGTCGCGTGCAGAGCCAGGACATGGCGAGTCccactaatgatgcttttgaatcCGGCGTTTAG
- the LOC135649442 gene encoding pectinesterase-like, producing MSKAIFGAVSAVLLVAAVIGVVATVVSSNHKTDASEGDGSLTTTSKSVSAFCAKTDYQADCERTIGSAINGSSSPKEVIQASFQAAIDEIQAAFHLSNNVSLKANDPMNKAAFNICRQLLEDADEELNAAFSETHDLQGLARRTDDIKTWLSAVISYQQTCLDGITEPELQSTMKDGLSTATKVTSNAIAIVDELSSLLKSFKIPINITMGSRRLLVDEQGYPSWFSGHDRKLLAAHARGQLTPNVVVAKDGSGKFKTINDAVNAMPKDYSGRYVIYVKAGVYKENVIVGKDKVNVLMYGDGSRKTVVTGSKNYVDGVQTVDTATFAALGQGFIAKSMGFSNTAGAEKHQAVALRVQSDMSAFFNCRMDAYQDTLYVQAHRQFYRNCVVSGTIDFIFGDSSTILQNCLLVMRRPMDNQQNILTAHGRSQAKETTALVIQNCRIVPDKSLFPERLKFRNYLGRPWKAYSRTIVMESTIGDLIQPEGWMPWDGANFLDTLYYAEYNNRGPGAGTSGRVNWPGYHVIGRTEAQKYTVESLIQGSKWIKFSNIRYFGGLKF from the exons ATGTCGAAGGCCATCTTCGGTGCTGTCTCGGCGGTCCTCCTCGTGGCCGCGGTGATCGGAGTGGTAGCAACTGTTGTGAGTTCGAATCATAAGACCGATGCTTCTGAGGGTGATGGTTCACTTACCACCACGTCCAAGTCCGTCTCGGCCTTCTGCGCCAAAACTGACTACCAAGCCGACTGTGAACGCACCATTGGTTCTGCCATCAATGGCTCTTCCTCCCCCAAGGAAGTCATCCAAGCTTCTTTTCAGGCGGCCATTGACGAAATCCAAGCTGCCTTCCACCTGTCCAACAACGTAAGTTTGAAGGCGAATGACCCGATGAACAAGGCTGCGTTCAACATTTGCCGGCAGCTCCTCGAGGATGCCGATGAGGAGCTCAATGCTGCCTTCTCGGAGACTCATGACCTTCAGGGTCTGGCGAGGAGGACCGATGACATCAAGACATGGCTCTCGGCCGTCATCTCCTACCAGCAGACCTGTCTCGATGGCATCACCGAACCGGAGCTCCAGTCCACCATGAAGGACGGTCTAAGCACGGCCACAAAGGTCACCAGCAATGCCATTGCCATTGTCGATGAGCTTAGTTCATTATTAAAGTCCTTCAAGATCCCGATTAACATAACCATGGGCAGTCGACGCTTACTGGTCGATGAGCAAGGGTACCCTTCGTGGTTCTCGGGCCATGACAGGAAGCTCCTGGCTGCCCATGCGCGAGGCCAGCTGACCCCTAATGTGGTGGTGGCTAAGGATGGGAGTGGAAAGTTCAAGACGATCAACGATGCCGTTAATGCCATGCCAAAGGATTACTCTGGGCGGTACGTGATCTACGTGAAGGCTGGGGTCTACAAGGAGAATGTCATCGTTGGCAAGGATAAGGTGAACGTCCTCATGTACGGTGATGGATCAAGGAAGACAGTCGTGACCGGGAGCAAGAACTACGTCGATGGCGTGCAAACTGTTGATACCGCGACCTTCG CTGCCCTCGGACAAGGCTTTATCGCCAAGTCAATGGGGTTCAGCAACACGGCCGGAGCAGAGAAGCACCAAGCTGTGGCGCTCCGCGTGCAGTCGGACATGTCAGCCTTCTTCAACTGCAGGATGGATGCGTACCAAGACACCTTATACGTGCAGGCCCACCGACAATTCTACCGCAACTGCGTCGTCTCCGGGACGATTGACTTCATCTTCGGCGACTCCTCCACCATCCTTCAGAACTGCCTCCTGGTGATGCGACGCCCGATGGACAACCAGCAGAACATCTTAACGGCTCATGGGCGATCTCAGGCGAAGGAGACCACCGCGCTGGTGATCCAGAACTGCCGCATCGTCCCGGACAAGTCCTTGTTCCCGGAGAGGTTGAAGTTCCGCAACTACCTTGGCCGGCCATGGAAGGCATACTCGAGGACCATCGTCATGGAATCTACCATCGGAGACCTGATCCAGCCTGAGGGTTGGATGCCGTGGGACGGAGCAAATTTCCTTGACACGTTGTACTACGCCGAGTACAACAACCGTGGGCCCGGTGCCGGAACCAGCGGCAGGGTGAACTGGCCTGGATACCATGTTATCGGCAGGACCGAGGCACAGAAGTACACGGTGGAGTCCTTGATCCAAGGTTCCAAGTGGATCAAGTTCTCCAACATACGCTACTTTGGTGGCCTTAAATTTTGA